CCGGGATTGAAACTGGTCGAAATGATGTCTTGCGAGGGAGGTTGCATAGACGGACCAATGCTCGAATCCGGTCTCTCTCTGGTGGAAAGACGCAGAAAGGTAATTGATTTTGCCGAGCAGAAGCTGGTGCATATCGAAAGTAGCAATCAACAGGACCCTCAGAGTTTACCCAGCTTGCGCAGGACTTTCAAAGAGCGAACTATCCCGCGCCCTGTACCTCCGGAAGAGGAAATAAAAAAGATTCTTGCTCTAACCGGTAAGTTTACTCCCAAAGATGAACTTAACTGTGGAGCCTGCGGCTATAACACCTGTCGAGAAAAAGCTATAGCTGTGTATCAAGGTATGGCCGAAGCTGAAATGTGTATTCCTTTTATGCGGGCAAGGGCAGAGTCCTTCTCGAGTTTCCTAATGAGCGTGACCCCTAATGGCATAGTGCTCCTCGATGATAGCTTGAGAATAGTGGAAGTAAACCCCGCTTTTCGAAGGATGTTTCATCTGGAAGGGAAACTGGTAGTTGGTAAAAGAATAGATGCTTTGATGGACCCTTCCATTTTTGCGGAAGTGCTGCGCACTCATCGAGCAGTAATTAAGGAGTTTCATTTCCCACAATACGATGACCTTTATGCGAGAGTTTCTGTTTTTTATCTGGAGAAACCAAAGCTACTTATGAGTGTCATTGTTGATTTGAGTCGCGAAAAAGAACAGGAGAAAAAATTGGAAGAAATCAGGGAGAAAACCATAGAAAGAGCACAGCAGGTTATCAACAACCAGATGCGGGTGGCTCAGGAAATTGCCAGCCTCCTTGGAGAAACCACGGCAGAAACCAAGGTCCTTCTCAACGCTTTAATAAAAATTTTAAAAGGAGAGTCTGCAGAGTAGTGGAAGAGCTTTTTGTTGAAGTAGGATCGGCACAAATACCCAAGTATGGAGAAGAATTGTGTGGCGACAGTATTGCTTACCACAAAGGTCCCAAATCGACCATTATAGTCTGGTCAGATGGGTTGGGAAGTGGAGTAAAAGCGAGCATTCTGTCCACCCTTACCTCAAAAATTATTGTAACTATGCTCTGCGAAGAAACACCACTTGAAGAGGTGGTGCAAACCCTGGCTGACACCCTTCCCGTCTGCCGGGTCCGCAAAATTGCCTACAGCACTTTTTCGGTTTTGCATATCAAAAAAAATGGTGATACGCATCTGGTTG
This portion of the Thermatribacter velox genome encodes:
- a CDS encoding [Fe-Fe] hydrogenase large subunit C-terminal domain-containing protein; this encodes MSVIKTEVTSCRDCYKCVRHCPVKAIRVSMGHAEIVDERCIKDGRCLNICPQGAKVVRKDVEKAIALLKNKEKVVVSLAPSFVAAFPEISPGQLVSGLKRLGFQEIRETAEGAEWVALEHALLVQEKKGPFISSSCPAINALIYTYYPQYIDYLAPVVSPMIAHARILRKEHFSQEIGVVFIGPCVAKKAEAEEEEVLGEVDVVLTFQELREWLRREKIDLASLPEEPLSQSRISWARAFPVEGGLLKSASLETDLLSVEKVVITGIDRAKRFLEEFEKESPGLKLVEMMSCEGGCIDGPMLESGLSLVERRRKVIDFAEQKLVHIESSNQQDPQSLPSLRRTFKERTIPRPVPPEEEIKKILALTGKFTPKDELNCGACGYNTCREKAIAVYQGMAEAEMCIPFMRARAESFSSFLMSVTPNGIVLLDDSLRIVEVNPAFRRMFHLEGKLVVGKRIDALMDPSIFAEVLRTHRAVIKEFHFPQYDDLYARVSVFYLEKPKLLMSVIVDLSREKEQEKKLEEIREKTIERAQQVINNQMRVAQEIASLLGETTAETKVLLNALIKILKGESAE